The DNA region TGTCACGAATATATGCTATCAAACGGGGTTTTTTCTTAAACCGATCGAAATTGGTTGAACTAACTTTGCGTTGCTGCTGAGGTGGGGTATCATTAAGGGTCGAGTTGTTCTCGATTCTCGGATAGGTAGAATGAAGTAGCAGGCGGCAAAACGAAACGATGTTTGGTGTGGGCGGAACGGAGCTGATGGTAGTCCTATTTATCGCGCTTCTGTTGTTTGGCCCTCAGAAGCTGCCTGAGATCGCTCGCCAACTTGGCAAGGTTATGGGTGAAGCTCGGCGAATAATGGACGATACGGTGCGGACAATCCAGGATGAACCTAAGCTGTATCCGTCCCCTAATGAACCGACCAAGCCTTATATGCCTGAAAATAGTTTAGGTACAACCCAGGAAACCGAGAAAGAGAAAAAAGAGGGAGACAACAGATGACAATTTTCTATAATATCTTACTGAGCCTTGATCTGATCATCGCGGTCCTTTTCGTGATCGTTGTTATGATACAATCATCAAAATCAGAAGGCTTCACGATGGGAGCTAGCGCGGCTAGCGCCACACCACGAGCTAAACCGGGTTTTGAAGATCAAATGTCACGTGTCACGTTGTATATGGGTGCGACGTTTATGACTCTGACTGCCCTTTTGGCAATCATTCAGTCACGCATGTAGAAGAGGGGCGAACCTTAGTTTAACCCTTAAGCAGCGCGCTGTTGTTGGTCCGATTGTTCCGCAGAAAGCCATTCCAATATCCGTGCGCGTCTTGCTTCAGCGATATATTCAGGCTCAAATCGAGCGGTAGCAATCAAAAGACCATAAACGCTGGCTGCGGTTAGCAGATACATAATTGCTACCAGCATATATTTTCTCCGGATTGTAGTAAGTTAAATATCGGCATGTTGCGTCATCACTTGTACCCGCATGAAAACCGGTTTGCGTTTGCGGTTTATACAGGGAATAAAGAAGGCGCATGGAGGTCAGGTTATGAAAGGCCAATGGCTAGGTT from bacterium includes:
- the secG gene encoding preprotein translocase subunit SecG; this encodes MTIFYNILLSLDLIIAVLFVIVVMIQSSKSEGFTMGASAASATPRAKPGFEDQMSRVTLYMGATFMTLTALLAIIQSRM
- a CDS encoding twin-arginine translocase TatA/TatE family subunit, whose amino-acid sequence is MFGVGGTELMVVLFIALLLFGPQKLPEIARQLGKVMGEARRIMDDTVRTIQDEPKLYPSPNEPTKPYMPENSLGTTQETEKEKKEGDNR